Within the Glycine soja cultivar W05 chromosome 3, ASM419377v2, whole genome shotgun sequence genome, the region GATGCAACATGCAAGTACCAAGTAGCCTAGATGTCTCGCTTTCCAAGGGAACCGACACTGCATGGGACAGTGACAGAAGCTTGAGTAAATGTTTACAGTAGCAGTATGAATAATTATGAGTTGTGTACTAGTACTTCTATACAAGAAAGTGTTCATGACCTGAACCTCTTATCACGTGTATTTTGTTTCTTGAAACCTTCCATTGCAATTGCATCTAAATTGTGTTGTGGAAGtgggaaaaaaaaatcccatgaTGCCAATAGCTCTGGGGCCCTCCACCTTCAAACTTCAatactctcattttttttcttctataacaTTAAGGTGATCTTTAtactttgttttaattttcatatctcAATTTAAttgctttttatttcttttcatcttACCGTACCGAACCCATTAACTAAGTCTACCTACTAATTCACCCTTCCCATCCATCCTCGTGTATGCCCACAATAGCGATTAATTACGACAGGCTTATGATTGATTACAACCTTCTCTACAAGTACAGAATTATAGGAGTATTTATTAGTTGATGATAATAACAGCAACTGTCATTTCCCTCTTAgtgtttttaacttaaaatcttGATAATCAGTCTTCTAATCAAGAataatggttaaaaaaattaaaagataaatgttaATCAATAGCttaatacattaataattaaataactaaaataaaaattatttttattttgatgcgTAAAATTATATTGTCATAATGTTTTTTACACTTTCGTATAATCTTtactacaaatatatttttttttaattccttaatcaatatttttaagaacACCCTGATTAGCAACTctcaaattaaagagaaaaaattctTGTTGTGAAAACATAGAAAAGtgcaaaaaaaatcatgatgattaacataattttaattttatgcattccaataaaaaatattatttattttcttaaccatGATTAACATTtgtcttaacaaaaaaaaatacttaattttatacttattaAGATATTAGttaagtgtatttttttaatttcatataaaaaattacattttctaAACTATCCTTAAtcatactaaaatattttttttacttatatttagtataaatttttgtatgccttagacatattttttaatttttataaatatggttaaccttgattttagtctttcaaaaaaaattgttgtcttttataaattaaaattttaaaatattatttattatcattcaGTAATGAtgtaacaagaatttaaattaatgataaaaaaactatttttaattttaaaagtttataaaagtttttttgaatccaaaatttataaaagttaacactaaagtttttttttaataattaaaatcaaatcagtgatttttataaggattaaaaataaatcaaactctaattaatttcaattattaaccctaattgtttttgaattgtgttttttcttcttcttaggaATGAAATGATAATTCAAAACAATGaagcaatttaaaaatatatacaaaccaTAATTATTTTCGGATTTTGGCACCGACAAAGCATATCCTCATTCATGGATCTTTTGTCTGAGAGATTTTCATCTAAGGTTTTATTTTCATCCTCCATCAACATCATCAatgtgcaattttattttattttttaatttcttcccttacttttaccttttttatgcgttatatttttattatatttatacatatataatcaCATGCCCATATATAACTGCCTTGCTGGATATTTTTACTACAGTTTAATTTACTGATCAATAATCGGTCCTCGTGTttcatgaaaatattatattattctttcGCCTTGTATTCTACGTAATACTGTTACACTCCTaatgttcttgtttgtttttttgttgggtACATAATAGTGTTTTTTGTATTATGTACCGTTCTACgcactatttaaatataaatgttgTAAAACAACAatctaaccaataaaagcaCAAGCTGTTggtagaaaattaattatttttagccGAATATTTTTTAAGCTAAACATGTTTATTAACAGTATTTTcccttaaaaaacaattaacaatATTACTATTGTTAGTATTGTATAACATGAACAAAGTACATATAGCTGTGGATTTTTTTACAACCAGTTAACTTATTACAGAATTTAATTAAGTTAAGTCTCATTTAGTTCATTTATCAAATTCGTTATAAATAATCATGGTttgcaacatattttaaaattgaaactagGACAtctgcatatttttctttaaaatattgttttataaggcataacaaaaaaactaaagagtattataagtatttattactATATGATCTAAGTAATTGAAACACCTGTTAATTGTAATAAGTAATAACTCCTGTACAATTGCAATAGAAAATTGATGAgcataacttattttataacttaactCCTTCCAATTGACACACacagaaaaaataattcaaaataccattatttataattaaaaaaattatcctcaCATGTGAAATATTAGATTTTgttcaacaaaatatttcagTTAAAAATGTTGTTTGATTATCcagtaaataattttgttaataactTTTAGCATTTGAAATGATacttaaagtaatattttttaaaaaattaactttttttttatatttttcttttttatttttaatatatttattaaattatctgattatttaaaaaaattatgattttattaattttatactattttaaatttttaattacttcaattgttagttttattaaaCACTTACaatataataagttttttagttttcaatttgTTTGTTTAGCATGACGCTaacttttttgttataaaattaagagaaagaaaaaatatattattttaaaattaaaaaattacgacaaactTTAGAAaccaatttgttaaaaaaattataaataattaatataataggAGATAAAACATGATAAATCATCACaattaaggaaaacaaaacATGGGATGGGTACGCAAAAAGTGAGcgataaaaagaaaagtgaataaaacaaaaatatataataaataatgcgatgagattttttttggaaaggatgtaaaagaaagaaaatattaagaaacaaaatcaaaattgcaaGTACTTTTCTCTTAAATGGTAATGTAATAATGTTATACACTTGTAATACTGTATGCAATTCCAACGGCTTCCTAATTTGTCGGCAGAAAAAATAGACAGTGcttgtttttttaacaattatacaaaatcaaaataccTTTGGTATTTACTAGTAGTATTTACTGCGGGGACACACCGTACACATTACATAATTTATTACtactaaaattcaaatatttacctttttcttataaatgtattataaaaaatttatatgtaaaCAATATTAGTATTAATTTGATAGGTTGTGTTTTGATAAACTAATTACATGGAAACAATAATGCCATttgcaataaaaatttaaacacataGTTATTCTCTTAATGAGATATTATTAAtggttccataaaaaaaaatatattattaattgcagtctaccatttttttttttgaatgtttTAGATGGAATCggagtaaaattgaattgtgACACTTGTACATGGGATTTTAAGAGGAAAatcctaataaatatttaactctTGGCTTAGTAATGTATCTTCGGGGATTGACAAGTAGAACAGATTGGACATATAAAACGAGTTAGATGGTTAAGAAAAAACGTAATGGAGGAAAAgttataaattcaattttttctaCTAATAAAACTAATCGttaccagaaaaaaaaatagtacaaaCTAAAATATCAAATGAATTTATATTATCTGCAGTTATAAGAAGAAATATAAGGTGAGTTTTTCCAATTTATATATTCAGTTTTTGAGcttataagtttttaatttttaacttttgtttatatctttattatattattagaaCTTTctaactctttttattttacactttttgaACATTCTCTTTTactatttcttttcattctcattaaatatgatttaatactaatataaaatcatcagaattatagtataaatttattcatatcatttcaattcatttaataaaattatttaaaataaaacattaaaaagttattataatattcttaataaaaataaaatttgactaGTCAATTTTGATGAGTTTCTCTAAGACGATTATTTGCTGGTAAATCATTAATCTAATTTTCAAGATGataagttattcaaaataaattaaaatatcaaaaatactatatatatatatatatatatatataattacttaaatGTGTGTTTCACACATTACTAGCATAATAGTGAAAATAATTATCTCTTGATCATTacaaattactattattttatctttatcattcccaatctactttttttatttaataattaatttattatatatctttaatttaattaattcatcagcttttttttataaaaaaaattaacttttgagcttttaattactaatttattcGTTGATTTGGTTAACCTAGCATTGCGGCGGGACTATCAATAATTCATCACGACTAGCATTCTGTGCCTTTTGTTGTTGGTTCTATAGAAGTTATTGATTTGAGCTTGGTGTTGTTCTGTGAATCTCGAGCAGTTTTATAGCATTAATTCAATGTTCTGTTTCTCAGATTAACATACCACTGCCATGGCATGTACTTCTATTTTCTACCGTATAATCATTTATGATcatacaactattttttttctcaattgatGCATTCTAATCtcacacaaaaaagaaaatactttgaCCCCctcaaaatatttatcattttaagttatttcatacaaataaaagaattagataaaagaaaataataattcttataataaatcaaatagaataatattaatattatattaaaaaactaaagtaaaatttattagaaatattagtgaaaaaattaatattattttaagaattttttttaaatgcatttattttaatgaaaaaaataccttttttaaCCTAGTGTTTTTGTTTTCCTGGTTATCCTGGGACATCGTCAcaagttttgatcttttagaCTTCAATAAAACCAATACTTTCATGTGGTATATTTATAAAGAGATGAGAAAACTTTCAAAGTTGCATATAATTATGTTAGTTATTATAAATAGAGTGAACATTCGACCTCGTTCCTTAAGTGTAGGGTAATGTTAAATTGGCttttaaaactaacaaaaatttaaagcagTCTTTATAGTTAATGTAAGATGTCAACTAATTTggtcttttttatcattttccgTCAAAAAATGGCATTAACATAACTTATACCACATGATAAGTGCCTTATTGTCATATATGTTAAGGGGCAGGCAGGGACCTCCCCCCAAACACTTTTGGCAAGGATCCTACCCCCTCCCTCcttcaacacttttttttatatataagaaaaaataaaaaaataaaaaaaatattaataagaaaatagttgttgattagataatttttttatcagtaataATTCTGATTCctaattttatacataaagttaatagtgaatatttttataaaattaattatttattaaatatttttaattaaaaaattatacttaaataactatgtaaaaaaaatcaacttccCTTTCAAGTATTTTGGGATCCGTTCCCATATGTAACCTGCACGTCGTAAGGATCAAGAACGGTCTTTTAACATTTTGTGAGTCTTAGACTAAAATAGTTGATAAGATTTTATTATATAcaatttttctaaaagataaatatataccttttaaaaatagacatttaatttagtaaaaataaatagacatttaatttgattaaaaatagttCAGCTTGGTGTGCGCACACAACTAGggtacaaaattaatttctaatatattatttaattatattttacgacaaataattttatggggttaaaaatcatcaaaaaatgtttgtagaaaatatttaaaatacattaaataaatgataaataacaaaatttgtcTATGAAAATATGATGTGATGAGAACTTGGTTCTTAGAAGATAGAAAATACAAACTTAATTCTTAGATATGCAATAAATATGACAAATTAGtccaattattaaatttatgaaaccATTTTATCGTTAGTTGTAATGTTAGatgatcaatttaaaaataaattgtattttatgAGGACCAATTTGACAtcaatttacaaaatataaGGACAAGTCTGCTGtaagattaatttattatacattttatacattcgattattaaatttaaaattttcatcaatCAAAAACTAATTTGTTCACACCTCATATTTTGAgggaaaaaattgattttttacccTTAAATAAAGCACATCATTAGTTGGGTATgcgtatatattattaattaaatatacacttaaatatattattaattaaagttatttgaaattaatatatactcTTAAAacatttccttaatttttttggaataataataatatgttttaGTAAAAAGTAATATCaattattaaatacattttttttaacatttatcgCTTATACCTATAGttctttgtcatttttttattacaattttgttataattgttttatgttaattgagtcattaatataacatattttataatttaaaaatgtataaaatttataaatgaatacCAAAGatagtttttatataatttttccaacgataaaatatatattataaatgaattttaaaatatatcatacaATTATGTACGTTCtatcttaaatattaatattatctaatttatctcacatataaaataaaacaatatatatatatatatatatttatttatttatttattgtatcttaatatttatctactttttaatttgatgCTACCATAATTAAGGTCTTAAACTCTTAACTGTTatcctaaaataatatttctataattttttttttagattcacTATGAATCTAATCATAAGGTCATACACGTAAAATTCATCATCTCCTCCAAGAATACATGGTATGAATTTAtgataaaagagataatttatgtattatttaaataaaagctTATGATAGTCCTATCTGATCATTATCATATTACTGTCTGTAATTTTTCTGTTATGAATAAAAGCAGTCCTTTTGAGATACACACGTTGAAATTGtcgtttattaaaaaaatgggatagtagtagtagtagagTATATTGGTAGGAGATGTGCTTGTGCAagtgaaaaaagataaagaaagaggGGGGAGTGTTGAGTCCGTGGTGGCATCAAAATCTGTGTGAAGCAAATGACCCAACAGTCTGAGaactccaccaccaccaccaagaagaagaagaagcaatgcAACAACCAGCAATGACAAAAGCAAAGTCAGACAgcgacaacaacaacagcagtgGCATGGGTATGCTCCTGGTGTTATTCCCCCAAGACAAATCCTCAACCTCAACCTCAAACACCGACATTAAACCCATGTTCAACTTCCCTTCCCCCTCCAAATCTCTCTTCTCCAAAGCACAATCCACTATCTCTATTTGCCTCCTTCTCCTCTTCACAACGCTCCTCCTTTTTACTCTCTCCACCCTCCCAAACGCCCTTCCCACCCCTCCCCCTCCCCCTCCCACTCCTAAACCCACCCCACACCACTTCGCGCTCCAACGCATGGGCACTCTCCACCGAAGAGGCACCAAATCCATGACCGACCTCCTCATCTGCCACGTGGCAGAGGAAACACCACTCGAAGACTTCCGACTCTTCCTCCGCCTCCTCCACCGTTCTTCCCTCACTTCCTCATCCGACGTCGTTTTCCTCTTCCCTTCACCTTCCTCTTCCCTCAAATTCACCCCCGTTATTCAACAAGAGAACACCGCATTCTCTTCTTTGCTACACCTCCACGCGCACCTCAACTCCACGCGCTGGCGCCAACACCCCAAATCCTCCTTCGACCCAAATCGCTTCATCTCCAAACCTCAActgcaacaaaaacaacaaagagaaCCCCTGTGGGGTCCCAAAACAAGAACTAACTTAAACAGTTCCCGTGACTCACTGAGTTACGGATCGGTGCTGAGTTTTGACGCCACCGAACTTGACCCGGAGAACTCGCTCTCGGGTTTCCTCGACAAAGTCCCACTCACTCTCCGGCGATGGGCGTGTTACCCGATGCTACTCGGCCGAGTCAGACGCAGCTTCAAACACGTCATGCTCGCCGACGTGAAAAGTCTCTTGATTTTCAAAGACCCGCTCGGCCGAGTCAGGAATCGGAGCCCCGACTCGGTCGTTCTCTTTACCAAAACGGAAAAACACGGGAAGAGAACTCAGCGTGCGGTCGTCTCATCCGTTATAATGGGTGGCGCTCGCGGCGTAAGAAGACTCTCCGGCACGGCGGTGGTGGAGATCGTCCGCGCCGCGACGCagcacaagaagaagaagaactcgGTGACCGAGTCGGCTGTACTGAGTCAACTCGTTGGCGGGAGCGAGTTTGTGTTGAAAAATAAGAACGTTAATTTGATAGCTTCTTCCGAGTCAATACCAGAGGTAACAACTGCAagtgcttcttcttctgtttcAAAGACGTCGTTTTCGGATTCTGCGATGGTTCAACGTGGTGTGAGTAATCACGACCTTAATTATGTCATCATGAGGCAAATTTGTTCGTCTGTGGTGGATTCTTCTGTCTATAGCGATTGTTAGTTAATAGTTAggataataataaataagaaaaataataaaacctttagggaaaaaaataataataatgataaggaaattcatgttattattatttatttatttatttacggAAGTTTCGCATTAGTCTGACCAATTTTGTTCCTACTTCTGTATATACTCATAACTCATTCATCTTggaattacatttttgtattCTTCATTGGAAAAGTTATGGATCAGTGTGTTCATATGAATGGAGCTGACACAAGATTTGACCATGCAAGACGATGCAGCCAAATACTCGGtatatttgtttaataatatttgatCAAGGTTTAATGGAATCAGGGcctgttatataattttttttctgtctatagccatttaaataatttgattttggaCCTTGATTTAGGGCCcttgtatttgtttatttacCGTTTAGTAGTAGTTGTTTGGACCGAAGATGATGTTGTGCTTTGTCAAGCATTTCAGAAAGTTTAGTGTCattattgttttgtttaaaaaatgttttttcatatACTATATTATTGGTACgatagaaatttaattaatcattttagtagaaaaaaatctttcttttttaattattttttttccatccaTAACACTTGAAATCTTACTCAATCATCTTGTCCCTTTTTGTTTTCCCCttaattaactacaaattagaagattaatttaattatgagtTTGAAGCTTATAGAGATTAGTTTGTTTCCCCCTTTAATAACATGTCTCGGTTTTAGAGCATATAATTACGAAAACTACGTCGAAAGAAATCAAGAGCAGAAACtgcaaagcaaaaagaaaataaatctaaaagtttttgtgaGGCTAGGATGAACAGAGAGCTGTGAAAGGCATTGATGAGTGCATGTGCTTGTGGGCTTCTTGGCTACAGCAATGAACGCGTTGGCAATTAATATGAAagcaatattttcaaaattccagCTTCTAAAGACTAAAAGCAGAAAGGGCAGGAAAACGTGCTTATTACGTTGTTCTGTCTTTTGCTTTGCTACCCAAACGAGGCTTTTTACTTCGTGCGGCGTAAAAGCAAAACTTGTAGCAGTAGtattttaggtttagtttaatCAAGAACGTGATGGATTTCTTCAATCCTAATTTTGACTCATAATTATTTGGGAAATGGACGATTTAGGAAAAGATCATAAAGTGTGCATTTGGATGTGTGAGCTTTTGTATTCCTTAATCTAATTTATAATCAATTGGGCAAATGGAAGATTTGGGAAAGATGAGAAGTGTGCCTTTGGATGTGAAGGAGTTTGTTACTCCCAATATGgtccctttcttttttggttAAGAGGTTGCAAAATTGAAGGGATCGTAGTTGTTGACTTTACACCATTTATGGTAGCTTGTGAACAAGGCTACTGTCTAGTggcattttcctttttaattaggGTTAGTGTGCTTTGTTTGATGAGTGTGAGATCACTGAGATGCACTagatatatatatgtgaggTTGTGAGGATGGCGCACGCCTGAAAAGGGATGAACTTATCTGCACACACAAAAAAGTGTACTCCCATGTTTGCTATTGCTCAACAAAAGTGCTTTCTGTGTAGTGTGTAGTCTTCAAACTTCCAAATTAAtactatttgaattttgaacagaATATGATTCttggggactttttttttttcaaaactataatCAATAATACCAAAATCAAGTATACTACCAAACACACTTAAATGGCCAttgaccaaaaaagaaaaaaaaaacaagaaaacttaatGGCTGGATTTTTAAgtgtgatgtttttttttttttctctcagatTGTCCAAAATTAGAGAGATTACTTGATATTCCCTTTCCTCTTTCCCAAGAGGAATCAAACGtccattactatttttttttgtttcttgatttTACATACAAAAATGTTTGCTTGGGTGGACATTTTACCTTCAACTATGTAAGAGACGTTGACAAGCTAACTAGCCAAGCATTGTTTTGTGGCTATTCttaaaatttggttttaatCTTGACTCCAACCTAAAAGTTATTATATGAAGTGAagatttttcttcatttgtatatattattttagtcaTATCATTACTTCATGGGAAATCTAGAACACACTCCTTCACACTAATTATTATGACAAATTCTAATACTATCTTAAAAATTTGTGTTTGAAGTCCAACTTAACTCAACAAATTTGTTCATCAGGCCATATTTACCTTCCACTTctgtatattattttgattatttcaataattaatatgaaatgtCCAATAATTATTGTTACATTGCTTTGTTAGAGAAAAAATTACAACTACAACAACATTCGTAGAACTTTTATATGTTCATTTTATTGCCAGTTTAGTAGGTAGGCTTTATGTGAAGAGAAGGACACGGATTGTGAGAGGAGAGGAAAAATtggttgatttttcttttactttggaTGTTTATGAAATGTTCCATCATCTGTACCTTTCCAGTGAGAAAGCCAATTAGTCACAGAAACCAATAATTGGCTTCTTATTGCATTACGGTTTATAcaacaaaatgtaaaaaaaataaaatataaacatgcACTCAAATTAGAAAATTCACGTGTCAATTGCTGGATTGAGTGTGacagttgtttttctttttctttcgtttttttttttctctctattttttcttcaattttttttttcatttcagtgTTTAAGTAAGATGATAGATCCATTTGGACCATTTCAAGAAAAGGATTAGTTGGCTGATCCATAAGTAATGCAAAGGAAACCTACATATGAGCCAGCAAGTATCTCTGTAGGATAAAATTACACTCACATGTTTCTGATTCAGTTTtctaattttaacataaaaatttgacatttgtttataattattccATCTCCgaccaaatattttatttggattaGATGATAGACTTTAAGTGTAATTAAATCccgattaaatattaatttcatgtTTGATCTAAAGGATTGAAGTTTATAAAAATACGTTAAGGTATCAATCACTGAAAAGTCTAATGTTTTAATTACAATCATGTCAAACGAAAAAAAATCgtctctatttttttcatatgaaaATCAGTGCATATTAGAAATATACTCCAAAATTAAACGATATAACATTTTATTATCCTatgttcaaaaataattttccgCACTCATACTCCATTTAAGCAATTGAATAATACATAGTAATCCCactgtgaagtgtttttttttttgaatgggTACTTTGTGCATCCCACATTTATGTGGGTGTCTTTTTCCTAAGGACAAAGCCAGTTATACGTGGTTACATACCACAAGGAAAATAAGGTCTTAATGTTATTGCCAGAACACGCGCGCATATGTGTAGGACATGTGTAGGACACATTTACGTAGTTTcctaaataaactttttataccattaaaaaaatttaacttgttAGGAGTTTATGTGATAAATTTTatggtgattttttttccagtttGCTACGtcactttaaaataaattattatcaatttctaatcttatttatgaattattataattattctaaGTAACTATGTCGTTTAATTTTAACTGTATTAATTTGTTATGTAAGTTTTTGAActagaaaatgatattatttctCGTATTCCACTCAGTGTTCTAGTCAATGAAGTGAGtcactaataataatataaaattaattatttacgaGAAATTTCAATAGAAAATATTGGCGTAAAATTGTCATCATcgtttattatttgttaatttgtcACATGTCTTGTCATACTAGTTGTTAGTTGTTACACTAAAGAAACACACGTGAGTCGTCGACGTATATGTTTTTTCTTGGACATCTACATATGTTATTATCAGTCTAATTAGTTCTTTGTTAGGGATTAATGTTAATGTGGCCAACAGAAAATAGATCAACGACTTGTTTTTGCATTTCTTTGGTGCTTTAGGTAATAggaatttgatatatatattatatatgacgATATGCTTATCAAGATTAGAaacgaatatatatatatatatatatatatgattttatcaagaattatatgaatatatataatatttttattaattttgtacaataagaaaaattttaattactaacGAGCAAAAGCCATCAAtagttatgatttttattactatttttcataaaaaataacagtgttggaaaaaaaaactaatgagcAAAAAGTAATGTATCTTGCACATTTTAgtacttttatttcctttagttgccttgtttcttttttctttccttcctccacctaccaaaaatagaaaagaaaataaatatgcatacaattaataatcttttataattattaattttatatcattgcaATTGTTTGTATATCCAAAAGGGATtagatttgaagaaaaaaaaattaaatagcaaatttgattttctatatttattaagtttaattgcacttttatctctaattttttatttttttgtcaaattttacTCTCAACAAATTAACTTATTACACTTTAATCCAAACTTTTAAGAAACTAACAAATTTTATCCTCCATCAATTTATTCTTAACATAATTAcactttttattctattttcttttataaattttacacctaattttttttttggaaaattttactcctaatttttttttatatttttgaaaaattttattctaacttTTGTGCTTAATGAATAAATGACATGAGATAAAATtcacaagtttcttaaaaattaagaataaaattcactgatttaatttgtttgggataaaatttaccaaaaatacaaaaattaaagtaaaaatataattaaacttgTTTCCAACTCTTGCAAATTTGATCGACCTAATCAAAATGCATGCGTGTTAATTAAAGTTTCAATCTAAATAAGGCGTAACGGTCTGGTAAACTACATCCACATCTGACATCTCCAAAAAAAT harbors:
- the LOC114406714 gene encoding uncharacterized protein LOC114406714 yields the protein MQQPAMTKAKSDSDNNNSSGMGMLLVLFPQDKSSTSTSNTDIKPMFNFPSPSKSLFSKAQSTISICLLLLFTTLLLFTLSTLPNALPTPPPPPPTPKPTPHHFALQRMGTLHRRGTKSMTDLLICHVAEETPLEDFRLFLRLLHRSSLTSSSDVVFLFPSPSSSLKFTPVIQQENTAFSSLLHLHAHLNSTRWRQHPKSSFDPNRFISKPQLQQKQQREPLWGPKTRTNLNSSRDSLSYGSVLSFDATELDPENSLSGFLDKVPLTLRRWACYPMLLGRVRRSFKHVMLADVKSLLIFKDPLGRVRNRSPDSVVLFTKTEKHGKRTQRAVVSSVIMGGARGVRRLSGTAVVEIVRAATQHKKKKNSVTESAVLSQLVGGSEFVLKNKNVNLIASSESIPEVTTASASSSVSKTSFSDSAMVQRGVSNHDLNYVIMRQICSSVVDSSVYSDC